From a single Buchnera aphidicola (Aphis craccivora) genomic region:
- the cysN gene encoding sulfate adenylyltransferase subunit CysN, producing the protein MNTNVNTKNIDFYNHFQNWIYLNEKKTLLKFLTCGSVDDGKSTLIGRLLHDTKQIYDDQLSSLKKDSKRHGTQGENIDLALIVDGLQSEREQGITIDVAYRYFSTDKRKFIIADTPGHEQYTRNMVTGASTCDLSIILIDAKKGLSEQTYRHSFISALLGIKYLVVAVNKMDLVDYNEAIFLNIKKNFLLFSEKLPKNLKIFFVPISALTGENIVFSNQLMTWYKSSTLLNLLETIEIEDNINSKEMRFPVQYVNRPNSNFRGYSGTLFSGTIQVGQLIKILPIDITSCVSRILIFNKDLKIAHVGQAITIVLKDEIDISRGDFFVNVNSDLAPSQEAIVDIVWMSDDPLKIGKSYNVKLSGKKTRAYIKEILFKMNINTLVENKSNSLELNSIGRVKVIFSEAMLFDDYKKNKFTGNLIFIDFLKNTTVGAGMINKSLKNKNIIFKNSVKDFESDLYNLILKHFPHWKIKK; encoded by the coding sequence ATGAATACTAATGTTAATACAAAAAACATCGATTTTTATAATCATTTTCAAAATTGGATATATTTAAATGAAAAAAAGACTTTATTAAAATTTTTAACATGTGGCAGTGTAGATGATGGAAAAAGCACGTTAATTGGGCGCTTATTGCATGATACTAAGCAGATTTATGATGATCAATTGTCTTCTTTAAAAAAAGATAGTAAACGTCATGGAACACAAGGGGAAAATATTGATCTTGCTCTTATAGTTGACGGATTACAATCAGAACGCGAACAGGGTATTACAATTGATGTAGCATATCGTTATTTTTCAACTGATAAACGAAAATTTATTATAGCAGATACACCAGGTCACGAACAGTATACACGTAATATGGTTACAGGAGCTTCTACTTGTGATTTATCTATTATTTTAATTGATGCAAAAAAAGGATTGTCAGAACAAACTTATCGACATAGTTTTATATCTGCTTTACTTGGAATAAAATATTTAGTAGTTGCAGTAAATAAAATGGATTTAGTTGATTATAATGAAGCAATTTTTTTAAATATAAAAAAAAATTTTCTTTTATTTTCCGAAAAACTTCCTAAAAATTTAAAAATTTTTTTTGTTCCTATATCTGCATTAACAGGTGAAAATATTGTTTTCTCAAATCAATTAATGACGTGGTATAAAAGTAGTACATTATTAAATCTTTTAGAAACAATTGAAATTGAAGATAATATCAATTCAAAAGAAATGCGATTTCCAGTTCAATATGTAAATAGACCAAATTCAAATTTTCGTGGTTATTCAGGTACTTTGTTTTCTGGAACAATTCAAGTAGGTCAATTAATAAAAATATTACCTATTGATATTACTTCATGTGTTTCTCGAATTTTAATATTTAATAAAGATTTAAAAATAGCACATGTTGGGCAAGCAATTACAATAGTTTTAAAAGATGAAATAGATATCAGTCGTGGTGATTTTTTTGTAAATGTTAATTCTGATTTAGCACCGTCTCAAGAAGCTATTGTTGATATTGTTTGGATGTCTGATGATCCTTTAAAAATAGGTAAATCATACAATGTAAAACTATCAGGTAAAAAAACACGTGCTTATATTAAAGAAATTTTATTTAAAATGAATATTAACACTTTAGTTGAAAATAAATCTAATTCATTAGAATTAAATAGTATTGGTAGAGTTAAAGTTATATTTAGTGAAGCTATGTTATTTGATGATTATAAAAAAAATAAATTTACAGGCAATTTAATTTTTATTGATTTTTTAAAAAACACCACGGTTGGAGCAGGTATGATAAATAAATCTTTAAAAAATAAAAATATTATTTTTAAAAATAGTGTAAAAGATTTTGAATCAGATTTATATAATTTAATTCTAAAACATTTTCCACATTGGAAGATAAAAAAATAA
- the cysD gene encoding sulfate adenylyltransferase subunit CysD: MFKKNTTHLRQLESESIYIMREVMAEFENPVMLYSIGKDSSVMLHLAKKSFYPGRVPFPLLHVDTGWKFKEMYTFRDHVAKNDKLELIVHYNIQGKLLGLDPFKDNNSKYTDVMKTEGLKEAINKYKFDAAFGGARRDEEKSRSKERIYSFRDSFHQWDPKKQRPELWWNYNSQINKGENIRVFPLSNWTELDIWQYIFLEQIEIVPLYFAAIRPVLERNGVLLVINDDRININKNEKITYKMVRFRTLGCWPLTSAIESTAQTLEDVIKETLITKTSERTGRSIDYDQKNSMEFKKRQGYF, encoded by the coding sequence ATGTTTAAAAAGAACACTACTCATCTACGTCAATTAGAATCAGAAAGTATTTATATAATGAGAGAAGTGATGGCGGAGTTTGAAAATCCTGTCATGCTTTATTCTATTGGTAAAGATTCTTCTGTTATGTTGCATCTTGCAAAAAAATCTTTTTATCCTGGACGTGTTCCCTTTCCACTATTGCATGTAGATACTGGTTGGAAATTTAAAGAAATGTATACTTTTAGAGATCATGTTGCTAAAAATGATAAATTAGAATTAATTGTACATTACAACATTCAAGGAAAATTATTAGGTCTTGATCCTTTTAAAGATAATAATTCAAAATATACTGATGTAATGAAAACGGAAGGATTAAAAGAAGCAATAAATAAATATAAGTTTGATGCAGCATTTGGCGGAGCTAGAAGAGATGAGGAAAAATCTCGTTCTAAAGAACGAATTTATTCATTTCGTGATTCCTTTCATCAATGGGATCCAAAAAAACAACGCCCAGAATTATGGTGGAATTATAATAGTCAAATAAATAAAGGAGAAAATATTCGTGTTTTTCCATTATCAAATTGGACTGAACTAGATATTTGGCAATATATTTTTTTAGAACAAATTGAAATTGTTCCTTTATATTTTGCTGCTATACGCCCGGTTTTAGAAAGAAATGGTGTTCTTTTAGTCATTAACGATGATCGTATTAATATCAATAAAAATGAAAAAATTACTTATAAAATGGTTCGATTTAGAACATTAGGTTGTTGGCCTTTAACTAGCGCTATTGAATCAACCGCTCAAACTCTTGAAGATGTTATTAAAGAAACACTAATAACTAAAACTAGTGAGCGAACAGGCCGATCCATTGATTATGATCAAAAAAATTCAATGGAATTTAAAAAAAGACAAGGTTATTTTTAA
- the cysG gene encoding siroheme synthase CysG, whose translation MDYLPIFLDLKHKNVLVVGAGDIALNKIKLLLRSNAIINIIAKNICSEIKCLLAQNKVFWISQEFKIVYLENIFLVIAATNNTQLNQIIFEECNKLKILVNVVDDQSKCSFIFPSIIDRSPIVVAISSSGKAPVLLRLLREKIEALLPTRLGDIANIAGKWRKIVKKKFVNFLERKRFWEKLFSSIFVQHIINGREKQAISTIEKMIKKPNILIGEVILVGAGPGNSDLLTLRALQVLQEADVVLYDNLVSQDVLNLIRRDAKCIYVGKRAGLKSITQKKIIKLLIFLAKQGKRVVRLKGGDAFIFGRGGEELEAAKNANINVQVIPGITAGIGVSAYAGIPLTHRDYAQGVIFITGHKCINNISNNWSILSDPSYTLVVYMGSLKALEISQQLILHGRLKSTPIAIISQGTTINQKVIIGRLDEIDKIFKLTVGPTLLIIGQVVLLHKKLEWFKNLTNFNNIETASSIINV comes from the coding sequence GTGGATTATCTACCTATTTTTTTAGATTTAAAACATAAAAACGTATTAGTAGTAGGCGCTGGCGATATTGCTTTAAATAAAATTAAATTATTATTACGTTCTAATGCCATTATTAATATTATTGCAAAAAATATATGTTCAGAAATTAAATGTTTATTAGCTCAAAACAAAGTATTTTGGATTTCTCAGGAATTTAAAATAGTTTATTTAGAAAATATTTTTTTAGTGATAGCAGCTACTAATAATACTCAATTAAATCAAATAATTTTTGAAGAATGCAATAAATTAAAAATATTAGTCAATGTAGTAGATGATCAATCAAAATGCTCTTTTATTTTTCCTTCTATTATCGATCGTTCTCCTATAGTAGTGGCTATTTCATCAAGCGGAAAAGCGCCAGTTTTACTTCGTTTATTACGTGAAAAAATTGAAGCACTATTGCCAACAAGATTAGGTGATATTGCTAATATTGCTGGAAAATGGAGAAAAATAGTTAAAAAAAAATTTGTTAATTTTTTAGAAAGAAAACGTTTTTGGGAAAAGTTATTTAGTAGTATTTTTGTTCAACATATTATTAATGGTAGAGAGAAACAAGCAATTTCTACTATAGAAAAAATGATTAAAAAACCGAATATATTAATAGGAGAAGTTATTTTAGTTGGCGCCGGTCCTGGAAATAGTGATTTGTTAACTTTAAGAGCATTGCAAGTATTGCAAGAAGCGGATGTGGTTTTGTATGATAATTTAGTTTCTCAAGATGTATTAAATCTTATTCGTAGAGATGCAAAATGTATTTATGTTGGAAAACGTGCTGGATTAAAAAGTATTACTCAAAAAAAAATTATCAAGTTATTGATTTTTTTAGCTAAACAAGGCAAAAGAGTAGTTCGTTTAAAAGGAGGAGATGCTTTTATATTTGGTCGAGGAGGTGAAGAATTAGAAGCTGCAAAAAATGCAAATATTAATGTTCAAGTTATTCCTGGTATTACAGCTGGGATTGGTGTTTCTGCTTATGCTGGTATACCATTAACACACCGTGATTACGCTCAAGGAGTGATATTTATTACGGGGCATAAATGTATAAATAATATTTCAAACAATTGGTCTATTTTATCTGATCCTTCTTATACTTTAGTGGTTTATATGGGAAGTTTAAAAGCTTTAGAAATTTCTCAACAACTGATTTTACACGGTCGTTTAAAATCTACTCCAATAGCGATTATTAGTCAAGGTACTACTATAAATCAAAAAGTAATTATAGGACGTTTAGATGAAATTGATAAAATATTTAAACTTACTGTAGGTCCAACTTTACTAATTATTGGGCAAGTAGTTCTGTTGCATAAAAAACTAGAATGGTTTAAAAATCTTACTAATTTTAACAATATTGAGACTGCCTCTTCAATAATAAACGTATAA
- a CDS encoding phosphoadenylyl-sulfate reductase, producing the protein MSYFDYKNINILDLTKKKELLSECNMLISKYSAEERISWALRKLPGIHVMSSSFGVQSIVLLHLIVKQEPNIPIILIDTGYLFPQTYHFIDTIKKKLNLNLKIFRSEISPAWQEARYGKLWEQGLKGIDLYNKINKIEPMNLALKTLSVQTWFAGLRHQQSQSRSNLPYISIQKGVFKILPILDWSNHEIYQYIKNNNLDNHPLIKEGYISVGDVHTTKKHTPGMLEEETRFFGLKRECGLHNTKE; encoded by the coding sequence ATGTCTTATTTTGATTATAAAAATATAAATATTCTAGATTTGACAAAAAAAAAAGAACTTTTATCTGAATGTAATATGCTAATATCAAAGTATTCAGCTGAAGAGCGTATATCTTGGGCTTTAAGGAAGCTACCTGGTATACATGTAATGTCATCTAGTTTTGGGGTTCAATCAATTGTATTATTGCATCTTATAGTCAAACAAGAACCTAATATTCCAATTATATTAATTGACACCGGATATTTATTTCCTCAAACATATCATTTTATTGATACAATTAAAAAAAAATTAAATTTAAATTTAAAAATTTTTCGATCAGAAATATCGCCAGCATGGCAAGAAGCAAGATATGGAAAATTATGGGAACAAGGGTTAAAAGGGATTGATTTATATAATAAAATAAACAAAATAGAACCAATGAATTTAGCTTTAAAAACATTATCAGTACAAACATGGTTCGCCGGACTACGTCATCAGCAATCTCAAAGTAGAAGTAATTTACCATATATTTCTATTCAAAAAGGAGTATTTAAAATACTTCCAATCTTAGATTGGTCTAATCATGAAATTTACCAATATATAAAAAATAACAATTTAGATAATCATCCTTTAATAAAAGAAGGTTATATATCTGTAGGAGACGTTCATACTACTAAGAAACATACACCTGGCATGCTTGAAGAAGAAACACGTTTTTTTGGTTTAAAACGTGAATGCGGACTACATAATACTAAAGAATAA
- the cysI gene encoding assimilatory sulfite reductase (NADPH) hemoprotein subunit, whose amino-acid sequence MTKNFNKSSLTLTKEEHIKENSNYLRGTISDDLKNEITNGFTGDNFSLIRFHGMYQQDDRDLRIERNEQKLEPRHAMMLRCRLPGGVISSEQWLKIDSFVSKNTLYKTIRLTNRQTFQIHGILKKNLKNIHQILHKIGLDSLGTANDVNRNVLCTSDPMESKIHQECYEWAQKISNHLLPHTKAYAEIWLDQKKVFSTDHEPILGKTYLPRKFKTTVVIPPHNDVDLYANDMNFIAIIENKKVIGFNVLIGGGLSITHGNKQTWPFLALELGYITLDKTLSVAQAIVTIQRDWGNRTNRKNAKTRYTIQNVGLKIFKKEVEKRANITFEPIRSYLFTTRGDSIGWKKDINNNWSLTIFVENGRICDNNNQLLKSGLLKIATVHKGNFRLTSNQNIIISEISNENKNKIENIAISYGLIKTNSKLRENSMACVSFPTCPLAMAEAERMLPVFITKVENIMLKYSMEKEIIILRVSGCPNGCGRSLLSEVGLIGKSIGRYNLYIGGNRIGTRIPKIYKENITEKEILVHLEFLIKDWSIYRKENEHFGDFIIRKKIVKEVINPIHDFWN is encoded by the coding sequence ATGACAAAAAATTTTAATAAATCGTCTTTGACTCTTACTAAAGAAGAACATATTAAAGAAAATAGCAACTATCTTCGAGGAACTATTTCTGATGATTTAAAAAATGAAATTACTAATGGTTTTACTGGAGATAATTTTTCGCTAATTCGATTTCATGGTATGTATCAACAAGATGATCGCGATCTTCGTATAGAACGTAATGAACAAAAGTTAGAACCTCGTCATGCTATGATGCTACGCTGTAGATTACCTGGTGGAGTTATATCGTCTGAACAATGGTTAAAAATTGATTCATTTGTTAGCAAAAATACATTATATAAAACTATTCGATTAACTAATCGTCAAACTTTTCAAATACATGGTATTTTAAAAAAAAACTTAAAAAATATTCATCAAATATTGCATAAAATAGGTTTAGATTCTTTAGGCACTGCAAACGATGTTAATAGAAATGTGCTTTGTACATCTGATCCTATGGAGTCTAAAATTCATCAAGAATGTTATGAGTGGGCTCAAAAAATTTCTAATCATTTATTACCTCATACGAAAGCATACGCAGAAATTTGGTTAGATCAAAAAAAAGTTTTTAGTACTGATCATGAACCTATTCTTGGGAAAACGTATCTACCAAGAAAATTTAAAACAACAGTGGTTATACCTCCTCATAATGATGTAGATTTATATGCAAATGACATGAATTTTATAGCTATTATAGAAAATAAGAAAGTAATAGGTTTTAATGTATTAATAGGAGGAGGATTATCAATTACTCATGGAAATAAACAAACTTGGCCTTTTCTTGCATTAGAATTAGGTTATATTACTCTTGATAAAACTTTATCCGTTGCTCAAGCTATAGTTACAATACAACGAGATTGGGGTAATCGTACTAATCGTAAAAATGCAAAAACTAGATATACTATACAAAATGTAGGTTTAAAAATATTTAAAAAAGAAGTTGAAAAAAGAGCAAATATAACTTTTGAACCGATTCGTTCTTATTTATTTACCACTAGAGGAGATTCAATAGGATGGAAAAAAGATATTAATAACAATTGGAGTTTAACGATATTTGTAGAGAATGGACGTATATGTGATAATAATAATCAATTATTAAAATCAGGATTGCTTAAAATTGCAACTGTTCATAAAGGTAATTTTAGATTAACATCCAATCAAAATATAATTATTTCAGAAATATCAAATGAAAATAAAAATAAAATTGAAAATATTGCTATATCTTATGGATTAATTAAAACAAATAGCAAATTACGTGAAAATTCTATGGCTTGTGTTTCTTTTCCAACTTGTCCTTTAGCAATGGCAGAAGCAGAACGTATGTTGCCTGTTTTTATTACTAAAGTAGAAAATATCATGTTAAAATATAGCATGGAAAAAGAAATAATTATTTTACGTGTCTCAGGATGTCCAAATGGTTGTGGAAGATCTTTATTATCTGAAGTTGGTTTAATTGGGAAATCTATAGGTAGATATAATTTATATATAGGTGGTAACAGAATAGGTACTAGAATTCCGAAAATATACAAAGAAAATATTACAGAAAAAGAAATTTTAGTACATTTAGAATTTTTAATAAAAGATTGGTCTATTTATCGGAAAGAAAATGAACATTTTGGCGACTTTATTATTAGAAAAAAAATTGTGAAAGAAGTAATCAATCCTATTCATGACTTTTGGAATTAA
- a CDS encoding assimilatory sulfite reductase (NADPH) flavoprotein subunit, with protein MNNKNPFDSMFPLSLEQIDLLKKFEKNCSNIQFAWLSGYFWHLSNQDYSNFKKNKNILSSEQKKIDSPTITIISASQTGNARSLAERLNKYLNDNNKQSYLISASDYNFKKIKDEKFLILIISTQGEGEPPEEALSLYKFIMSKRAPKLNDLKYSVFSLGDSSYDLFCQAGKDFDKRFNELGGKKLLNRLDVDIEYEDDYIKWSKELLVLINKIDISCSTSNFSKKDFFSDNINIYTKYNPATATILTNQKITGRNSIKDVRHIELNISDLNLKYTPGDALGVWYQNSEDLVKKILKLLSINTSDIIKIKNKNINISDALKNHFELTNNTKNLVKKYADITKNKFLKEIILNDEELSNYVKNTPLVNMISDYPKKISSQAFIDILRPLTPRLYSISSSQSETNDEVHITVGVVKKIISNCLHLGGASGYLSELLNINDPVKIFIEKNNNFRLPKNTKTPIIMIGSGTGIAPYRSFMQQRDNDGATGKNWIFFGNPNFTEDFLYQIEWQNYLKNGLLTKMTLAWSRDQEKKIYIQDKIRENGQEIWDWIEENAHIYICGNASKMAKDVEEALLCIISKNGNMSIENSNEFLNNLRLNKRYQRDVY; from the coding sequence ATGAATAATAAAAATCCTTTTGATTCTATGTTTCCATTAAGCTTAGAGCAAATAGATCTTTTAAAAAAATTTGAAAAAAATTGCTCTAATATTCAATTTGCTTGGCTTTCGGGTTATTTTTGGCATTTATCTAATCAAGATTATTCTAATTTTAAAAAAAATAAAAATATTTTATCTTCAGAGCAAAAAAAAATAGATAGCCCAACTATTACAATTATATCAGCTTCTCAAACTGGTAATGCGCGATCACTTGCAGAACGTCTTAACAAATATTTAAATGATAATAATAAACAAAGTTATTTAATTAGTGCTTCTGATTATAATTTTAAAAAAATAAAAGATGAAAAATTTTTAATATTAATAATTTCTACTCAAGGTGAAGGCGAGCCTCCTGAAGAAGCTTTGTCTTTATATAAATTTATTATGTCAAAAAGAGCTCCTAAATTAAATGATCTTAAATACAGTGTTTTTTCATTAGGAGATAGTTCTTATGATTTATTTTGTCAAGCTGGAAAAGATTTTGATAAAAGATTTAATGAATTAGGAGGCAAAAAACTACTTAATCGATTAGATGTTGATATTGAATATGAAGATGATTATATTAAATGGTCTAAAGAATTATTAGTATTAATTAATAAAATAGATATATCCTGTTCTACGTCTAACTTTTCAAAAAAAGATTTTTTTTCTGATAATATTAATATATATACGAAATATAATCCTGCTACAGCAACTATATTAACTAATCAAAAAATTACTGGTCGAAATTCAATTAAAGATGTTCGTCATATTGAGTTAAATATTAGTGATTTAAATCTTAAATACACACCTGGTGATGCACTTGGTGTATGGTATCAAAATAGTGAAGATTTAGTAAAAAAGATATTAAAATTATTATCTATAAATACATCTGATATAATTAAAATTAAAAATAAAAATATAAATATTTCTGATGCTTTAAAAAATCATTTTGAGTTAACTAATAATACTAAGAATCTTGTAAAGAAATATGCTGATATTACAAAAAATAAATTTTTAAAAGAAATAATATTGAATGATGAAGAATTATCAAATTATGTAAAAAATACTCCTTTAGTTAATATGATTAGTGATTATCCTAAAAAAATTTCTTCTCAAGCATTTATTGATATTTTACGTCCTTTAACTCCTAGATTATATTCTATCTCTTCATCTCAATCCGAAACTAATGATGAAGTTCACATTACAGTTGGTGTTGTTAAAAAAATTATATCTAATTGTTTACATTTAGGCGGAGCATCAGGTTATTTATCAGAGTTATTAAATATTAATGATCCAGTAAAAATTTTTATTGAGAAAAATAATAATTTTCGATTACCGAAAAATACAAAAACACCAATTATTATGATTGGATCAGGAACTGGTATAGCTCCATATCGATCATTTATGCAACAACGAGACAATGATGGTGCTACTGGGAAAAATTGGATTTTTTTTGGTAATCCTAATTTTACTGAAGACTTCTTATATCAAATAGAATGGCAAAACTATTTAAAAAACGGGCTTCTTACTAAAATGACTTTAGCATGGTCAAGAGATCAAGAAAAAAAAATATATATACAAGATAAAATAAGAGAAAATGGACAAGAAATATGGGATTGGATAGAAGAAAATGCACACATATATATATGTGGAAATGCTTCTAAAATGGCAAAAGATGTTGAAGAAGCTTTATTATGTATTATAAGCAAAAATGGAAATATGAGTATAGAAAATTCAAATGAATTTTTAAATAATTTACGTTTAAATAAACGTTATCAAAGGGATGTATATTAA
- a CDS encoding DsbA family protein, with product MKKILIFLCSIFFSYTTLALEFTNTKEYNIRKKYISNTPKIMQFFSFLCPYCYELEKTYDIRNLVRKKINKNISIKTYHVNFIGGELGKTLTKIWIIAEQMGVEEKIIIPIFKGIQETHTLKNIDNIKSIFLEKTGISLEKYNQFWNSFVIKILIQKNNNDVKKTQLSYVPAILINGKYTIEYSQLEMLFKKNFSKKYIELIKFLLLINNKN from the coding sequence ATGAAAAAAATATTAATTTTTTTATGTAGTATATTTTTTTCTTATACTACTTTGGCTTTAGAATTTACTAATACGAAAGAATACAACATAAGAAAAAAATATATTTCTAATACTCCTAAAATAATGCAATTTTTTTCTTTTTTGTGCCCATATTGTTATGAACTTGAAAAAACATATGATATTAGAAATTTAGTACGAAAAAAAATAAATAAAAATATAAGTATAAAAACATATCATGTTAATTTTATAGGAGGAGAACTCGGAAAAACATTAACAAAAATATGGATAATTGCAGAGCAAATGGGTGTTGAAGAAAAAATAATAATCCCTATTTTCAAAGGAATTCAAGAAACTCATACGCTAAAAAATATTGATAATATTAAAAGTATATTTTTAGAAAAAACAGGAATAAGTCTAGAAAAATATAATCAATTTTGGAATAGCTTTGTTATAAAGATATTAATTCAAAAAAATAATAATGATGTAAAAAAAACACAATTAAGTTATGTTCCGGCTATATTAATAAATGGAAAATATACAATTGAATATTCTCAATTAGAAATGCTTTTTAAAAAAAATTTTTCAAAAAAATATATAGAATTAATTAAATTTTTATTATTAATAAATAATAAAAATTAA
- a CDS encoding 5'-3' exonuclease has protein sequence MYYIKKKPVIIIDGTLYLYRSYFTFQYFKNDQENPYGAIYGMLKTIKNILVKYYNSKKIIIIFDSSKKTFRNKIFTEYKNNRPKMPNALYVQIQPLFHILKEIGIKTLSIPGIEADDIIGSFAHKVEKSGEQVLIVSHDKDMIQLVTNNINILNISNNEIITPKKIQEKYGIYPQEFIDLLALMGDKSDNIPGVPKIGIKTALFLLQKFSNIQNIYNNLEKVQLLSLRNAKNVSNQLKTYKNIAFLSYKLAQIKLDIPIYVNSNDIILKKICFEKLSSMIEKYNIKQKKYL, from the coding sequence ATGTATTATATAAAAAAGAAACCGGTAATTATAATAGATGGAACTTTGTATTTATATCGATCGTATTTTACTTTCCAATATTTTAAAAACGATCAAGAAAATCCATATGGAGCTATATATGGTATGTTAAAAACAATAAAAAATATTTTAGTCAAATACTATAATTCTAAAAAAATTATTATTATATTTGATTCATCTAAAAAAACCTTTAGAAATAAAATATTTACCGAATATAAAAACAATAGACCTAAAATGCCTAACGCACTTTATGTTCAAATACAACCTCTTTTTCATATATTAAAAGAAATTGGCATTAAAACTTTAAGTATTCCTGGAATAGAAGCAGATGATATTATTGGCAGTTTTGCGCATAAAGTTGAGAAATCTGGAGAACAAGTATTAATAGTAAGTCATGATAAAGACATGATACAACTTGTAACAAATAATATTAATATATTAAATATAAGTAATAATGAAATTATCACCCCAAAAAAAATACAAGAAAAATATGGAATTTATCCTCAAGAATTTATTGATCTTTTAGCACTTATGGGAGACAAATCTGACAATATTCCAGGAGTTCCCAAAATAGGCATAAAAACTGCTTTATTTTTACTTCAAAAATTTTCAAATATTCAAAATATTTATAATAATCTTGAAAAAGTGCAACTTTTATCTTTAAGAAATGCTAAAAATGTTTCAAATCAATTAAAAACATATAAAAATATTGCTTTTCTTTCATATAAATTAGCTCAAATAAAATTAGATATTCCTATATATGTAAATTCTAATGATATTATTTTAAAAAAAATATGTTTTGAAAAATTATCTAGCATGATTGAAAAATATAATATTAAACAAAAAAAATATTTATAA
- the yihA gene encoding ribosome biogenesis GTP-binding protein YihA/YsxC has translation MSIINYNRTFFLKSVSKISDINIEYGIEIAFIGYSNSGKSSAINSLTNQKKLARCSKTPGCTQLINFFQVISNFRIVDLPGYGYAKCPISIKLKWEKLIYSYLRKRKPLKGLVFLMDIRHPLKVYDQYIINIALDQNIPIFVLLTKCDKLTLSQQKTQFQIVHKKLKVFLEEIHVELFSSFKKIGVKKLQSQLSIWYRENL, from the coding sequence TTGAGTATTATAAATTATAATAGAACTTTTTTTTTAAAAAGTGTTTCTAAAATTTCTGATATAAATATTGAATATGGTATTGAAATCGCTTTTATTGGATATTCTAATTCAGGAAAATCTAGCGCCATTAATTCTTTAACAAATCAAAAAAAATTAGCTAGATGTAGTAAAACACCTGGTTGTACTCAGTTAATTAATTTTTTTCAAGTTATTTCTAATTTTAGAATAGTTGATCTTCCTGGTTATGGTTACGCTAAATGTCCAATATCAATTAAATTAAAATGGGAAAAATTAATATATAGTTATTTAAGAAAAAGAAAACCTTTAAAAGGTTTAGTGTTTTTAATGGATATTAGACATCCTTTAAAAGTTTATGATCAATATATTATTAATATAGCCTTAGACCAGAACATACCTATTTTTGTACTATTAACTAAATGTGACAAGCTTACATTAAGCCAACAGAAAACACAATTTCAGATTGTGCATAAAAAGTTAAAAGTTTTTTTAGAAGAAATACATGTTGAATTATTTTCATCGTTTAAGAAAATAGGTGTTAAAAAATTGCAATCTCAATTAAGCATTTGGTATAGAGAAAATCTATAA